One region of Gigantopelta aegis isolate Gae_Host chromosome 7, Gae_host_genome, whole genome shotgun sequence genomic DNA includes:
- the LOC121378063 gene encoding ice nucleation protein InaU-like, whose product MSARRAQQNTSTDIVCDHYVSYVPERYGPDSVLLFDGYGSGTSIKSAEQQRRAQQNTSTDIVCDHYVSYVPERYGPDSVLLFDGYGSGTSIKSAEQQRRAQQNTSADIVCDHYVSYVPERYGPDSVLLFDGYGSDHYVSYVPERYGPDSVLLFDGYGSGTSIKSAEQQRRAQQNTSTDIVCDHYVSYVPERYGPDSVLLFDGYGSGTSIKSAEQQRRAQQNTSADIVCDHYVSYVPERYGPDSVLLFDGYGSDHYVSYVLERYGPDSVLLFDGYGSDHYVPERYGPDSVLLFDGYGSDHYVSYVLERYGPDSVLLFDGYGSDHYVSYVPERYGPDSVLLFDGYGSDLYVSYVPERYGPDSVLLFDGYGSDHYVSYVLECYGPDSVLLFDGYGSDHYVSYVPERYGPDSVLLFDGYGSDHYVSYVLERYGSDSVLLFDGYGSDHYVPERYGPDSVLLFDGYGSDHYVSYVLERYGPDSVLLFDGYGSDHYVSYVPECYGPDSVLLFDGYGSDHYVSYVPERYGPDSVLLFDGYGSDLYVSYVPERYGPDSVLLFDGYGSDHYVSYVLERYGPDSVLLFDGYGSDLYVSYVPERYGPDSVLLFDGYGSGTSIKSAEQQRRAQQNTSADIACDHYVSYVPERYGPDSVLLFRGYGSGTSVKSAEQQRRAQQNTSADVVFDLEMTTTTSKKEFWEMAKIKIT is encoded by the exons ACCACTATGTATCATATGTTCCTGAACGCTATGGGCCAGACTCTGTCTTACTGTTTGATGGATATGGCAGTGGAACCTCAATAAAATCTGCTGAACAACAGCGACGAGCACAGCAGAACACATCAACTGATATAGTCTGTGACCACTATGTATCATATGTTCCTGAACGCTATGGGCCAGACTCTGTCTTACTGTTTGATGGATATGGCAGTGGAACCTCAATAAAATCTGCTGAACAACAGCGACGAGCACAGCAGAACACATCAGCTGATATAGTCTGTGACCACTATGTATCATATGTTCCTGAACGCTATGGGCCAGACTCTGTCTTACTGTTTGATGGATATGGCAGTGACCACTATGTATCATATGTTCCTGAACGCTATGGGCCAGACTCTGTCTTACTGTTTGATGGATATGGCAGTGGAACCTCAATAAAATCTGCTGAACAACAGCGACGAGCACAGCAGAACACATCAACTGATATAGTCTGTGACCACTATGTATCATATGTTCCTGAACGCTATGGGCCAGACTCTGTCTTACTGTTTGATGGATATGGCAGTGGAACCTCAATAAAATCTGCTGAACAACAGCGACGAGCACAGCAGAACACATCAGCTGATATAGTCTGTGACCATTATGTATCATATGTTCCTGAACGCTATGGGCCAGACTCTGTCTTACTGTTTGATGGATATGGCAGTGACCACTATGTATCATATGTTCTTGAACGCTATGGGCCAGACTCTGTCTTACTGTTTGATGGATATGGCAGTGACCACTAT GTTCCTGAACGCTATGGGCCAGACTCTGTCTTACTGTTTGATGGATATGGCAGTGACCACTATGTATCATATGTTCTTGAACGCTATGGGCCAGACTCTGTCTTACTGTTTGATGGATATGGCAGTGACCACTATGTATCATATGTTCCTGAACGCTATGGGCCAGACTCTGTCTTACTGTTTGATGGATATGGCAGTGACCTCTATGTATCATATGTTCCTGAACGCTATGGGCCAGACTCTGTCTTACTGTTTGATGGATATGGCAGTGACCACTATGTATCATATGTTCTTGAATGCTATGGGCCAGACTCTGTCTTACTGTTTGATGGATATGGCAGTGACCACTATGTATCATATGTTCCTGAACGCTATGGGCCAGACTCTGTCTTACTGTTTGATGGATATGGCAGTGACCACTATGTATCATATGTTCTTGAACGCTATGGGTCAGACTCTGTCTTACTGTTTGATGGATATGGCAGTGACCACTAT GTTCCTGAACGCTATGGGCCAGACTCTGTCTTACTGTTTGATGGATATGGCAGTGACCACTATGTATCATATGTTCTTGAACGCTATGGGCCAGACTCTGTCTTACTGTTTGATGGATATGGCAGTGACCACTATGTATCATATGTTCCTGAATGCTATGGGCCAGACTCTGTCTTACTGTTTGATGGATATGGCAGTGACCACTATGTATCATATGTTCCTGAACGCTATGGGCCAGACTCTGTCTTACTGTTTGATGGATATGGCAGTGACCTCTATGTATCATATGTTCCTGAACGCTATGGGCCAGACTCTGTCTTACTGTTTGATGGATATGGCAGTGACCACTATGTATCATATGTTCTTGAACGCTATGGGCCAGACTCTGTCTTACTGTTTGATGGATATGGCAGTGACCTCTATGTATCATATGTTCCTGAACGCTATGGGCCAGACTCTGTCTTACTGTTTGATGGATATGGCAGTGGAACCTCAATAAAATCTGCTGAACAACAGCGACGAGCACAGCAGAACACATCAGCTGATATAGCCTGTGACCATTATGTATCGTATGTTCCTGAACGCTATGGGCCAGACTCTGTCTTACTGTTTCGTGGATATGGCAGTGGAACCTCAGTAAAATCTGCTGAACAACAGCGACGAGCACAGCAGAACACATCAGCTGATGTAGTTTTTGATTTGGAAATGACAACCACAACATCTAAAAAGGAATTTTGGGAAATGGCAAAAATAAAGATCACTTAA